The following coding sequences are from one Streptomyces sp. V3I7 window:
- a CDS encoding Pro-rich N-terminal domain-containing protein, producing the protein MQHAVGSPLPPPHQRGQGPADGWSSAAHHPGVVPQGPAPVPPPPPHAPPGFAGSGAAGPIPPAPSQPPAPPHVPAAPPSANESTGPLPHVGAVGAPSAPPAAATGSDPATATLAVLLIGPAGAGKTSVAKYWADRRRVPTAHISLDDVREWVRSGFADPQTGWNEHSEAQYRLARRTCGFAARNFLANGISCILDDAVFPDRPVVGLGGWKRHVGAGLLPVVLLPGLDVVLERNAKRTGNRRLTDEEVARIHGRMAGWYGSGLPIIDNSQLDVPGTARVLDDVLARAIASPPSW; encoded by the coding sequence ATGCAGCACGCAGTGGGGTCTCCGCTGCCGCCGCCCCACCAGCGGGGGCAGGGACCGGCCGACGGCTGGTCGTCGGCCGCACATCACCCGGGAGTCGTCCCGCAGGGTCCCGCACCGGTTCCCCCGCCGCCACCGCACGCGCCGCCAGGCTTCGCCGGGAGCGGTGCGGCCGGACCGATCCCGCCGGCGCCGTCGCAACCCCCCGCTCCGCCGCACGTCCCGGCCGCCCCGCCGAGCGCGAACGAGTCCACCGGCCCGCTGCCGCACGTCGGCGCCGTCGGCGCGCCCAGCGCACCGCCGGCCGCGGCCACGGGTTCCGACCCGGCCACCGCGACCCTGGCCGTGCTGCTGATCGGTCCGGCGGGCGCCGGAAAGACGAGCGTGGCCAAGTACTGGGCGGACCGCCGCCGGGTGCCCACCGCCCACATCAGCCTCGACGACGTACGCGAATGGGTGCGCTCGGGCTTCGCCGACCCGCAGACCGGGTGGAACGAGCACTCCGAGGCGCAGTACCGCCTGGCCCGCCGCACCTGTGGCTTCGCCGCGCGGAACTTCCTGGCCAACGGCATCTCGTGCATCCTCGACGACGCCGTCTTCCCCGACCGCCCGGTCGTCGGCCTCGGCGGCTGGAAGCGGCACGTGGGCGCCGGTCTGCTCCCGGTCGTCCTGCTCCCCGGACTGGACGTCGTCCTGGAGCGCAACGCCAAGCGCACCGGCAACCGCCGCCTCACCGACGAGGAGGTCGCCCGCATCCACGGCCGCATGGCCGGCTGGTACGGCTCCGGGCTCCCCATCATCGACAACTCCCAGCTGGACGTACCGGGCACGGCACGGGTCCTGGACGACGTCCTGGCACGCGCGATAGCGAGCCCGCCGAGCTGGTGA
- the aroB gene encoding 3-dehydroquinate synthase, which produces MSEAVTRIQVGGTAGTEPYEVLVGRQLLGELGGLIGEKAKRVAVVHPEALAETGEALRGDLAEQGYEAVAIQVPNAEEAKTAEVAAYCWKALGQSGFTRSDVIVGVGGGSTTDLAGFVAATWLRGVRWIAIPTTVLAMVDAAVGGKTGINTAEGKNLVGAFHPPAGVLCDLAALDSLPVNDYVSGLAEIIKAGFIADPVILALIEADPEAARTPAGPHTAELIERSIRVKAEVVSSDLRESGLREILNYGHTLGHAIEKNERYKWRHGAAVAVGMHFAAELGRLAGRLDDATADRHRTILESVGLPLHYRYDQWPKLVENMKVDKKSRGDLLRFIVLDGLAKPTVLEGPDPAVLLAAYGEVAE; this is translated from the coding sequence ATGAGCGAGGCAGTGACGCGGATCCAGGTCGGCGGTACGGCGGGCACCGAGCCGTACGAGGTCCTGGTCGGCCGCCAACTCCTGGGCGAACTCGGCGGATTGATCGGCGAGAAGGCGAAGCGGGTCGCCGTCGTCCACCCCGAGGCGCTGGCCGAGACCGGCGAGGCGCTCCGCGGTGACCTGGCCGAGCAGGGCTACGAGGCCGTCGCCATCCAGGTGCCGAACGCGGAGGAGGCCAAGACCGCCGAGGTCGCCGCCTACTGCTGGAAGGCGCTCGGCCAGTCCGGCTTCACCCGCAGCGACGTCATCGTCGGTGTCGGCGGCGGCTCCACCACGGACCTCGCCGGTTTCGTGGCCGCGACCTGGCTGCGCGGGGTGCGCTGGATCGCGATCCCCACGACCGTGCTCGCCATGGTGGACGCGGCGGTCGGCGGCAAGACCGGCATCAACACCGCCGAGGGCAAGAACCTCGTCGGCGCCTTCCACCCGCCGGCCGGAGTCCTGTGCGACCTGGCCGCGCTGGACTCCCTGCCGGTCAACGACTACGTCTCCGGGCTCGCGGAGATCATCAAGGCCGGCTTCATCGCCGACCCGGTGATCCTCGCACTCATCGAGGCCGACCCCGAGGCCGCGCGCACCCCGGCGGGTCCGCACACGGCCGAGCTGATCGAGCGGTCGATCCGGGTCAAGGCGGAGGTGGTCTCCTCCGACCTGAGGGAGTCCGGGCTGCGGGAGATCCTCAACTACGGGCACACGCTCGGCCACGCCATCGAGAAGAACGAGCGCTACAAGTGGCGGCACGGCGCGGCCGTCGCCGTCGGCATGCACTTCGCTGCCGAACTCGGGCGTCTCGCGGGCCGGTTGGACGACGCGACGGCCGACCGCCACCGCACCATCCTGGAGTCGGTCGGGCTGCCGCTGCACTACCGCTACGACCAGTGGCCCAAGCTGGTCGAGAACATGAAGGTCGACAAGAAGTCCCGCGGCGACCTGCTGCGGTTCATCGTCCTGGACGGGCTGGCCAAGCCCACCGTCCTGGAGGGCCCCGACCCGGCCGTGCTGCTCGCCGCGTACGGGGAAGTGGCCGAGTAA
- a CDS encoding shikimate kinase, producing MSAVPAVVLVGPMGVGKSTVGRLLAERLDVGYRDTDDDIVAAEGRTISEIFVDDGEPAFRALEKRAVAEALAGHDGVLALGGGAVLDADTRALLAGHRVVYLSMDVEEAVRRTGLNVARPLLTVNPRKQWRELMEARRHLYEEVATAVVTTDGRTPEEVTQAALDAVELKEA from the coding sequence GTGAGCGCCGTGCCTGCGGTCGTCCTCGTCGGCCCGATGGGCGTCGGCAAGTCCACGGTCGGCCGGCTGCTCGCCGAGCGGCTGGACGTCGGCTACCGGGACACCGACGACGACATCGTGGCCGCCGAGGGCCGCACCATCTCCGAGATCTTCGTGGACGACGGCGAGCCCGCCTTCCGTGCCCTGGAGAAGCGGGCCGTGGCCGAGGCGCTGGCCGGGCACGACGGCGTACTGGCGCTGGGCGGCGGCGCGGTCCTCGACGCCGACACCCGCGCGCTGCTCGCCGGACACCGCGTGGTCTACCTCTCGATGGACGTCGAGGAGGCCGTCAGGCGAACCGGCCTCAACGTGGCCCGCCCGCTGCTCACGGTCAACCCGCGCAAGCAGTGGCGCGAGCTGATGGAGGCGCGGCGGCACCTGTACGAGGAGGTCGCCACGGCCGTCGTCACCACCGATGGCCGTACGCCCGAAGAGGTCACCCAAGCAGCGCTGGACGCAGTGGAGTTGAAGGAAGCATGA
- the aroC gene encoding chorismate synthase, giving the protein MSRLRWLTAGESHGPALVATLEGLPAGVPITTEMVADHLARRRLGYGRGARMKFERDEVTFLGGVRHGLTLGSPIAVMVGNTEWPKWEQVMAADPVAPEVLEGLARNAPLTRPRPGHADLAGMQKYGFDEARPILERASARETAARVALGAVARSYLKEVAGIEIVSHVVELAAAKAPYGVYPAPADVEKLDADPVRCLDADASKAMVAEIDQAHKDGDTLGGVVEVLAYGVPVGLGSHVHWDRRLDARLAAALMGIQAIKGVEVGDGFELARVPGSKAHDEIVTTDEGIKRATGRSGGTEGGLTTGELLRVRAAMKPIATVPRALQTIDVATGEAAQAHHQRSDVCAVPAAGIVAEAMVALVLADAVAEKFGGDSVAETRRNVRSYLDNLAIR; this is encoded by the coding sequence TTGAGCAGGCTGCGTTGGCTGACCGCGGGGGAGTCCCACGGACCCGCACTAGTCGCGACGCTGGAGGGTCTTCCCGCCGGCGTGCCGATCACCACGGAGATGGTGGCGGACCACCTCGCGCGGCGGCGGCTCGGCTATGGCCGCGGTGCGCGGATGAAGTTCGAGCGCGACGAGGTCACCTTCCTGGGCGGCGTCCGGCACGGCCTCACCCTCGGTTCCCCGATCGCGGTGATGGTGGGCAACACCGAGTGGCCCAAGTGGGAGCAGGTCATGGCGGCCGACCCGGTCGCCCCCGAGGTGCTGGAGGGGCTCGCCCGCAATGCGCCGCTGACCCGGCCCCGCCCCGGTCACGCCGACCTCGCGGGCATGCAGAAGTACGGCTTCGACGAGGCCCGGCCGATCCTGGAGCGCGCCTCGGCGCGTGAGACGGCGGCCCGGGTGGCGCTCGGTGCCGTGGCGCGGTCGTACCTGAAGGAGGTGGCCGGCATCGAGATCGTCTCCCACGTCGTCGAGCTGGCCGCCGCCAAGGCGCCCTACGGCGTCTACCCGGCCCCGGCCGACGTCGAGAAGCTGGACGCCGACCCGGTGCGCTGCCTGGACGCGGACGCGTCAAAGGCGATGGTCGCGGAGATCGACCAGGCCCACAAGGACGGCGACACGCTCGGCGGCGTCGTCGAGGTGCTGGCGTACGGCGTCCCGGTCGGTCTCGGCTCGCACGTGCACTGGGACCGCCGGCTGGACGCCCGTCTCGCCGCCGCCCTCATGGGCATCCAGGCGATCAAGGGCGTCGAGGTCGGCGACGGCTTCGAGCTGGCCCGGGTGCCGGGTTCGAAGGCGCACGACGAGATCGTCACCACCGACGAGGGCATCAAGCGGGCCACGGGCCGCTCCGGCGGCACCGAGGGCGGCCTGACCACCGGCGAGCTGCTGCGCGTCCGCGCCGCCATGAAGCCGATCGCGACCGTCCCGCGCGCCCTGCAGACCATCGACGTCGCCACCGGCGAGGCCGCCCAGGCCCACCACCAGCGCTCCGACGTGTGCGCCGTCCCGGCCGCCGGCATCGTCGCCGAGGCGATGGTCGCGCTCGTCCTCGCCGACGCCGTCGCGGAGAAGTTCGGCGGCGACAGCGTCGCCGAGACCCGCCGCAACGTGCGGTCGTACCTCGACAACCTCGCGATCCGGTGA